Within Sorangiineae bacterium MSr11367, the genomic segment TTTCCTTCATGCGCTCGCCGGTGGGGCGGGCGCCGGTTCGTCGCGCATGGACCAGCGCTGCCGCGCCGAGGGCGCCGCCTGCATCGCTGGCCGCGGGCTGGACGAAGAGTTCTCGGAACGGGCCTTTGCGCAGGACGTGCGCATTGGCGACGCAGTTGAGCGCGACACCACCCGCCATACACAAATGATCCGAGCCCGTTCGCTGGTGAACGTATTTGGCTTTCTGGAGAAGAATGTCTTCCAAAACCACTTGGAGGCTGCGAGCCATATCGTTGTGGAATTCTTCCAGCTCGGACTCCGGAGTTCGCGCGCTGCGTCCGAAGTGGTCGACGAAGCGCTGCGAGTACATCTGCTCGCCGTCCAGAAAATCGAAGTACTCGAGGTTCAGTCTGAATTGGCCGCCTTCCCCCAGGCTCACCAGATCCTGGATCCGGTCGACATAACGGGGAGTACCATAAGGGGCGAGCCCCATGACCTTGTATTCGCCGTCATTGACGTCGAATCCCAAATACGAGGTTACCGTGCTGTAGAGAAGGCCGATGGAGTGGGGAAAGTGGACTTCTTCGAAGAGATCGATCGCATGGTCTTTCGCGTAACCGTAGGTCGCAGTTGCCCACTCGCCGACGCCGTCGAATGTCATGATGGCGGACTCGGAGAATCCGGAAAAGAAGTAGCTGCTCGCGGCGTGGGCTTGATGATGATCGACGAAGTCGACCGGCCCATCGTAGCCCGCGACCTCGCGGATGTGGCGCAGTTCCCGCCCAGGATCTAAGCCCCGCAACATCTTCTTTCTCATCTCCGGAGAGGCGCCTTCGCGAAGGCCCATCCAGATTTGACGCGACATTTTCTTCTCGGGATTTTCGTAGAAGGCGACGACGTCGATGTCCTGGATGTCGATCTTGGCGCGATCCAGACAAAAGCGAAGCGCAAGGATGGGGAAACGCTTGTCGTGTTTGACACGCGAGAGTTTCTCCTCCTCGATTCCGCAGATCAGCGCGCCATCGCGCAGAAGGCACACCGCCGAGTCATGGTAAAAGCTCGAGATGCCGAGGACATTCATGGGTAATCCCTTCCAAGGTGACGCTCGACCTCTTCGTCGGTAAGAGCGTCGATGTCACGCTGCACGGCCTCCTCGATCTCGAGCGCGAGCGCCTCGAGTGTCGTCGCATGGAACAGACGAGCGAGGGGGAGATCGATATCGTACATCTCACGAATACGAGATGCGACTTGGGTGGCGAGGAGCGAATGACCTCCGACGCTGAAGAAATCGTCGGTGGCGCTGACCCGCTCGAGGCTCAAAACCTCACACCAGATTTGCGATAAGCCCTCTTCGACGGCCGTTCGCGGGGCGATGAAATCGACCTGGGCCGAAGGCGCGGAAGGGGCGGGAAGGGCGCGGCGATCGAGTTTCCCATTGGGGGTCCGCGGGAGGGCTTCCAAGGTGATCAGGGAAGGCGGCACCATATACTCGGGGAGCTTCGCACGCAGGGCCCGCTCCACGGCGCCCGTGTCGATCTCCGTTTTTTGCTGCGCCACGAGGTATGCGACGAGCTGCTTGTTCCCGGGGACGTCTTCCCGGGCGACGACCACGGCGTCGGCGATCCCAGGCTGCACACGCAAGGCAAGTTCGATCTCGCCCAGCTCGATTCGGAAGCCGCGAATTTTGACCTGATGATCGATGCGCCCGAGAAATTCGATGCTCCCGTCGGGGAGCCAGCGAGCGAGATCTCCGGTGCGGTAAAGTCGCGCGCCAGGGGTGTCCGCGAAAGGATCGGGCACGAAGACTTCGGCCGTGCGCGAAGGATCCGCGATGTAGCCGCGCCCCACGCCTTCGCCTCCGACCCAGAGCTCGCCCGCGATCCCTTCTGGCAAGAGGCGGCCGTTTCGGCTCATCACGTACAGACGCGTGTTCTGGATGGGAAACCCGATGGGGGTGTTCGCGCCCGCGGGGGCCGACGTCATGGCGTAGTGTGCGACGTCGTCGCTGCACTCCGTCGGGCCGTAGGCGTTCATCAATGGGATGTGCGGATACGTTTCGAACCAGCGGCGGCACAGATCGGGCGGAAGTGCTTCGCCGGTGGCCACGACCCACCGCAGCTTACCGAGTAGAGGCTTGCGGGGACCGCGTCGCACGACGATGTCGAGCAGCGCGTGCAGCATCGAGGGTACGACCTCGAGGATGGTCACGCCGTCCCGTTCGACGGCATCGAGAAGCTTTTCGGGATCGTGTGCGACGTCGTCAGGCAGAACGTGCGTGCGTCCTCCCGTCAACAGAGCGACCAGAAACTGCCACACGGAAATATCGAAGCACTGCGAGGCGGTCTGGGCGACGACGTCGGCCGCGGTCAGTCCGAGATCGGCGATCTTGGCGTAGAGATGATTGAGCATCCCACGGTGCTCGACCATGGCACCTTTGGGAATGCCCGTCGAGCCGGAGGTGAAAATGA encodes:
- a CDS encoding carbamoyltransferase is translated as MNVLGISSFYHDSAVCLLRDGALICGIEEEKLSRVKHDKRFPILALRFCLDRAKIDIQDIDVVAFYENPEKKMSRQIWMGLREGASPEMRKKMLRGLDPGRELRHIREVAGYDGPVDFVDHHQAHAASSYFFSGFSESAIMTFDGVGEWATATYGYAKDHAIDLFEEVHFPHSIGLLYSTVTSYLGFDVNDGEYKVMGLAPYGTPRYVDRIQDLVSLGEGGQFRLNLEYFDFLDGEQMYSQRFVDHFGRSARTPESELEEFHNDMARSLQVVLEDILLQKAKYVHQRTGSDHLCMAGGVALNCVANAHVLRKGPFRELFVQPAASDAGGALGAAALVHARRTGARPTGERMKEIYLGPSSSTSEIAVLLRSTGLRALDFTSNLDALLNAVVDRLVAGKVIGWFSGPTEFGPRALGARSILGDPRDPEMRDRINALVKMREAFRPFAPAVLENEAARHFDINHPSPFMLETCQVISKLELPAVTHVDGSARVQTVDLGQGGRFAQLLQRFNERTQCPILLNTSFNVRGEPIVCSPEDALLCFARSRIDALVLEDFVIDRDVLPPHWELAAEHIPIKRGRAVSHKVYEMF